From a single Pseudomonas sp. A34-9 genomic region:
- a CDS encoding PLP-dependent cysteine synthase family protein translates to MSDNRQWAREAIRIIEADFQRSADTHLIPLPLPGFAGIELYFKDESSHPTGSLKHRLARSLFLYALCNGWLKPGAPVIEASSGSTAISEAYFARMLGLPFIAVMPATTSKEKIAQIAFYGGQSHLVKDPTQIYAESERLAREHGGHFIDQFTYAERATDWRANNNIAESIFQQMRYEKHPEPSWLISSPGTGGTTATLGRYVRYRQHCTRVLCADAERSVFFDYYQTGDADLRLDCGSRIEGIGRPRVEASFLPKVIDAMVKVPDALSLAAMHYLAQRLGRHVGGSSGTNLIGALMAAQQMKAAGESGSIVAILCDGGERYADTYYDQAWLKAQGYKLSGLIEAVAASAERGEPLPDSVLRANI, encoded by the coding sequence ATGAGCGACAACCGACAGTGGGCCCGCGAAGCCATCCGCATCATCGAGGCGGATTTTCAGCGAAGCGCCGACACCCACCTGATCCCCTTGCCGCTGCCAGGTTTTGCGGGCATCGAGTTATATTTCAAAGATGAATCAAGCCACCCGACCGGCAGCCTCAAACATCGGCTGGCGCGTTCGCTGTTTCTCTATGCGTTATGTAACGGCTGGCTGAAACCGGGGGCGCCGGTGATCGAGGCGTCCAGCGGTTCAACGGCGATTTCCGAAGCTTATTTCGCGCGGATGCTTGGTTTGCCGTTTATTGCGGTGATGCCGGCGACCACCTCCAAAGAGAAGATCGCGCAGATCGCTTTCTACGGTGGCCAAAGCCACCTGGTGAAAGATCCTACGCAGATCTATGCCGAATCCGAACGTTTGGCCCGTGAGCATGGCGGCCATTTCATCGACCAGTTCACCTACGCCGAGCGCGCGACCGACTGGCGGGCTAACAACAACATCGCCGAATCGATCTTCCAGCAGATGCGCTATGAGAAACATCCGGAACCGAGCTGGCTGATTTCCAGCCCCGGCACCGGCGGCACCACGGCAACCCTTGGTCGTTACGTGCGCTACCGCCAGCACTGCACCCGCGTGTTGTGCGCCGATGCCGAGCGCTCGGTGTTCTTTGATTACTACCAGACCGGCGACGCCGATTTGCGCCTCGATTGCGGTTCGCGTATTGAAGGCATTGGCCGGCCACGCGTTGAGGCGTCGTTCCTGCCCAAGGTGATCGATGCGATGGTCAAGGTGCCCGACGCCTTGTCGCTGGCGGCCATGCATTATCTGGCGCAGCGTCTGGGACGGCATGTCGGCGGTTCGAGCGGGACTAATCTGATCGGCGCCTTGATGGCAGCGCAGCAGATGAAAGCGGCGGGGGAGTCGGGGTCGATCGTGGCGATTCTGTGCGATGGCGGCGAGCGTTATGCCGACACGTATTACGATCAGGCTTGGCTGAAGGCGCAGGGGTATAAGTTGAGTGGGTTGATCGAAGCGGTGGCGGCGAGTGCCGAGCGCGGTGAGCCGCTGCCTGATTCAGTCTTGCGCGCCAATATCTAA
- the nhaA gene encoding Na+/H+ antiporter NhaA has protein sequence MPLRSTFTRFFQLEAASGLLLIAAAILALIINNSPLSWLYTGLLDTPVVAQIGALKIAKPLLLWINDGLMAMFFLLIGLEVKREVLDGQLSKPSQIVLPGAAAIGGMLVPALIYWFLNRDNPAALDGWAIPTATDIAFALGVLALLGKRVPVSLKLFLMTLAIIDDLGAIVIIAIFYSGELSTLSLGLAAACIAALVAMNRLGVVKLGPYMIIGLILWVCVLKSGVHATLAGVTLAFCIPLRTKNAEPSPLLTLEHALHPWVAYGILPLFAFANAGLSLTGVTVESFTHHVPMGIAVGLLLGKTVGVFGLTWLAVKTGIAALPQGANWGQVLGVAILCGIGFTMSLFVGSLAFEPGVSDYAGMDRMGILTGSILAALIGYAVTAAASRRNTALPNA, from the coding sequence TTGCCTCTGCGTAGCACTTTCACGCGTTTCTTTCAGCTGGAAGCTGCCAGCGGTCTGTTATTGATCGCCGCAGCCATCCTGGCCCTGATTATCAACAACTCGCCACTGTCGTGGCTGTACACCGGCTTGCTCGACACCCCGGTGGTGGCGCAGATCGGCGCGTTGAAAATCGCTAAACCGCTGCTGCTGTGGATCAACGACGGTCTGATGGCGATGTTCTTCCTGCTTATAGGCCTGGAAGTGAAGCGCGAAGTCCTCGACGGCCAGTTGTCCAAGCCGTCGCAAATCGTCCTGCCCGGCGCGGCTGCTATCGGCGGCATGCTGGTGCCGGCGCTGATTTACTGGTTCCTCAACCGTGACAATCCGGCAGCCCTCGACGGCTGGGCGATCCCGACCGCCACCGACATCGCCTTCGCCCTCGGCGTGCTGGCCCTGCTCGGCAAGCGCGTGCCTGTGTCGCTGAAGTTGTTCCTGATGACCCTGGCGATCATCGATGACCTCGGCGCCATCGTGATCATTGCAATCTTCTACTCGGGCGAACTGTCGACCCTGTCGCTGGGTCTGGCGGCAGCGTGCATCGCGGCGCTGGTGGCGATGAACCGGCTCGGAGTGGTCAAGCTTGGGCCGTACATGATCATCGGACTGATCCTGTGGGTTTGCGTCCTCAAGAGCGGTGTCCACGCGACGCTGGCCGGCGTGACCCTGGCCTTCTGCATCCCGCTGCGCACGAAAAACGCTGAGCCTTCGCCACTGCTGACGCTGGAACACGCGCTGCATCCCTGGGTCGCGTACGGCATTCTGCCGCTGTTCGCCTTCGCCAACGCTGGCCTGTCGCTGACCGGTGTCACGGTGGAAAGCTTCACCCACCATGTGCCGATGGGCATTGCGGTAGGCCTGCTGCTGGGCAAGACCGTCGGCGTGTTCGGCCTGACTTGGCTCGCCGTTAAAACCGGCATCGCCGCCCTGCCCCAAGGCGCTAACTGGGGTCAGGTGCTGGGCGTGGCGATCCTGTGCGGCATCGGCTTCACCATGAGCCTGTTCGTCGGTTCGCTGGCCTTTGAGCCGGGCGTTAGCGATTACGCCGGGATGGACCGGATGGGGATTTTGACCGGGTCGATTTTGGCGGCGTTGATTGGTTATGCGGTGACGGCGGCGGCGAGTCGCCGGAATACAGCATTGCCCAACGCATAG